One Scophthalmus maximus strain ysfricsl-2021 chromosome 9, ASM2237912v1, whole genome shotgun sequence genomic region harbors:
- the grxcr1a gene encoding glutaredoxin domain-containing cysteine-rich protein 1 isoform X2: MEGTLLTEGQEKPQKRVRFRVASGNSGRVLKEMFKDEGPSDSLESDCTSSSDADRASTPSTSGDSHGHMYGYLGSELDDSESEPDDLLMYAGATKDWMFTTKRVNILSKNGTVRGVKNKVSAGQTLFENITDSNSLELLLEFGQIVIYTTSFRVVRNTFERCALVRKIFQNHRMKFVEKNIALDIEYGKELEERCKRVGEPPSLPVVFIDGHYLGRVQHPQTCQTCGGFAFIPCPMCHGSKMSIFRNCFTDSFKALKCTSCNENGLQACGSCSQ, translated from the exons ATGGAGGGGACACTGCTGACGGAAGGGCAGGAGAAGCCGCAGAAGCGGGTGAGGTTCCGCGTGGCCTCGGGGAACAGCGGCCGGGTGCTGAAGGAGATGTTCAAGGATGAGGGGCCTTCAGACTCGCTGGAGTCCGACTGCACCAGCAGCTCCGACGCCGACCGGGCCAGCACCCCGTCCACAAGCGGGGACTCACATGGACACATGTACGGATACCTGGGCTCGGAGCTGGATGACAGTGAGAGCGAGCCTGATGATCTGCTCATGTACGCAGGGGCCACCAAGGACTGGATGTTCACCACCAAGAGGGTCAACATACTCAGTAAGAACGGGACCGTGAGGGGGGTCAAGAACAAAGTCAGCGCAGGTCAGACGCTGTTCGAAAACATCACCGATTCCAACAGT CTGGAGTTACTGCTCGAGTTTGGGCAGATTGTGATCTACACCACGAGCTTCCGTGTGGTGAGGAACACCTTCGAGCGCTGCGCGCTGGTCAGAAAGATTTTCCAGAACCACCGGATGAAGTTTGTGGAGAAGAACATCGCCCTGGACATCGAGTACgggaaggagctggaggagcggTGCAAACGCGTGGGAGAGCCTCCTTCATTACCGGTCGTGTTCATCGACGGACACTACCTCGGG AGGGTACAGCATCCCCAGACGTGCCAGACCTGTGGGGGCTTTGCCTTCATCCCATGCCCGATGTGCCACGGCAGCAAGATGTCCATATTTCGCAACTGCTTCACGGATTCCTTCAAAGCCCTCAAGTGCACTTCCTGCAACGAGAACGGCCTGCAGGCCTGTGGGAGCTGCAGCCAGTGA
- the grxcr1a gene encoding glutaredoxin domain-containing cysteine-rich protein 1 isoform X3 produces the protein MLICSRGSVSRFDGQLITSGESFIQEPCSQLLVSMCSSTCQPLHKDSVRGATKDWMFTTKRVNILSKNGTVRGVKNKVSAGQTLFENITDSNSLELLLEFGQIVIYTTSFRVVRNTFERCALVRKIFQNHRMKFVEKNIALDIEYGKELEERCKRVGEPPSLPVVFIDGHYLGGAEKILGMNESGELQDLLAKIERVQHPQTCQTCGGFAFIPCPMCHGSKMSIFRNCFTDSFKALKCTSCNENGLQACGSCSQ, from the exons ATGTTGATCTGTAGTCGGGGAAGCGTGAGCCGGTTTGATGGTCAACTAATCACCAGTGGTGAGTCATTTATTCAGGAACCCTGTTCACAGTTGCTGGTCAGTATGTGCAGCTCCACCTGTCAGCCTTTGCACAAAGATTCCGTGAGAG GGGCCACCAAGGACTGGATGTTCACCACCAAGAGGGTCAACATACTCAGTAAGAACGGGACCGTGAGGGGGGTCAAGAACAAAGTCAGCGCAGGTCAGACGCTGTTCGAAAACATCACCGATTCCAACAGT CTGGAGTTACTGCTCGAGTTTGGGCAGATTGTGATCTACACCACGAGCTTCCGTGTGGTGAGGAACACCTTCGAGCGCTGCGCGCTGGTCAGAAAGATTTTCCAGAACCACCGGATGAAGTTTGTGGAGAAGAACATCGCCCTGGACATCGAGTACgggaaggagctggaggagcggTGCAAACGCGTGGGAGAGCCTCCTTCATTACCGGTCGTGTTCATCGACGGACACTACCTCGGG GGTGCTGAGAAAATACTCGGTATGAATGAATCAGGAGAGCTCCAAGATCTTCTGGCCAAAATTGAG AGGGTACAGCATCCCCAGACGTGCCAGACCTGTGGGGGCTTTGCCTTCATCCCATGCCCGATGTGCCACGGCAGCAAGATGTCCATATTTCGCAACTGCTTCACGGATTCCTTCAAAGCCCTCAAGTGCACTTCCTGCAACGAGAACGGCCTGCAGGCCTGTGGGAGCTGCAGCCAGTGA
- the grxcr1a gene encoding glutaredoxin domain-containing cysteine-rich protein 1 isoform X1 — MEGTLLTEGQEKPQKRVRFRVASGNSGRVLKEMFKDEGPSDSLESDCTSSSDADRASTPSTSGDSHGHMYGYLGSELDDSESEPDDLLMYAGATKDWMFTTKRVNILSKNGTVRGVKNKVSAGQTLFENITDSNSLELLLEFGQIVIYTTSFRVVRNTFERCALVRKIFQNHRMKFVEKNIALDIEYGKELEERCKRVGEPPSLPVVFIDGHYLGGAEKILGMNESGELQDLLAKIERVQHPQTCQTCGGFAFIPCPMCHGSKMSIFRNCFTDSFKALKCTSCNENGLQACGSCSQ, encoded by the exons ATGGAGGGGACACTGCTGACGGAAGGGCAGGAGAAGCCGCAGAAGCGGGTGAGGTTCCGCGTGGCCTCGGGGAACAGCGGCCGGGTGCTGAAGGAGATGTTCAAGGATGAGGGGCCTTCAGACTCGCTGGAGTCCGACTGCACCAGCAGCTCCGACGCCGACCGGGCCAGCACCCCGTCCACAAGCGGGGACTCACATGGACACATGTACGGATACCTGGGCTCGGAGCTGGATGACAGTGAGAGCGAGCCTGATGATCTGCTCATGTACGCAGGGGCCACCAAGGACTGGATGTTCACCACCAAGAGGGTCAACATACTCAGTAAGAACGGGACCGTGAGGGGGGTCAAGAACAAAGTCAGCGCAGGTCAGACGCTGTTCGAAAACATCACCGATTCCAACAGT CTGGAGTTACTGCTCGAGTTTGGGCAGATTGTGATCTACACCACGAGCTTCCGTGTGGTGAGGAACACCTTCGAGCGCTGCGCGCTGGTCAGAAAGATTTTCCAGAACCACCGGATGAAGTTTGTGGAGAAGAACATCGCCCTGGACATCGAGTACgggaaggagctggaggagcggTGCAAACGCGTGGGAGAGCCTCCTTCATTACCGGTCGTGTTCATCGACGGACACTACCTCGGG GGTGCTGAGAAAATACTCGGTATGAATGAATCAGGAGAGCTCCAAGATCTTCTGGCCAAAATTGAG AGGGTACAGCATCCCCAGACGTGCCAGACCTGTGGGGGCTTTGCCTTCATCCCATGCCCGATGTGCCACGGCAGCAAGATGTCCATATTTCGCAACTGCTTCACGGATTCCTTCAAAGCCCTCAAGTGCACTTCCTGCAACGAGAACGGCCTGCAGGCCTGTGGGAGCTGCAGCCAGTGA
- the grxcr1a gene encoding glutaredoxin domain-containing cysteine-rich protein 1 isoform X4, translating to MEGTLLTEGQEKPQKRVRFRVASGNSGRVLKEMFKDEGPSDSLESDCTSSSDADRASTPSTSGDSHGHMYGYLGSELDDSESEPDDLLMYAGATKDWMFTTKRVNILSKNGTVRGVKNKVSAGQTLFENITDSNSLELLLEFGQIVIYTTSFRVVRNTFERCALVRKIFQNHRMKFVEKNIALDIEYGKELEERCKRVGEPPSLPVVFIDGHYLGGAEKILGMNESGELQDLLAKIEICGNMMCLLRST from the exons ATGGAGGGGACACTGCTGACGGAAGGGCAGGAGAAGCCGCAGAAGCGGGTGAGGTTCCGCGTGGCCTCGGGGAACAGCGGCCGGGTGCTGAAGGAGATGTTCAAGGATGAGGGGCCTTCAGACTCGCTGGAGTCCGACTGCACCAGCAGCTCCGACGCCGACCGGGCCAGCACCCCGTCCACAAGCGGGGACTCACATGGACACATGTACGGATACCTGGGCTCGGAGCTGGATGACAGTGAGAGCGAGCCTGATGATCTGCTCATGTACGCAGGGGCCACCAAGGACTGGATGTTCACCACCAAGAGGGTCAACATACTCAGTAAGAACGGGACCGTGAGGGGGGTCAAGAACAAAGTCAGCGCAGGTCAGACGCTGTTCGAAAACATCACCGATTCCAACAGT CTGGAGTTACTGCTCGAGTTTGGGCAGATTGTGATCTACACCACGAGCTTCCGTGTGGTGAGGAACACCTTCGAGCGCTGCGCGCTGGTCAGAAAGATTTTCCAGAACCACCGGATGAAGTTTGTGGAGAAGAACATCGCCCTGGACATCGAGTACgggaaggagctggaggagcggTGCAAACGCGTGGGAGAGCCTCCTTCATTACCGGTCGTGTTCATCGACGGACACTACCTCGGG GGTGCTGAGAAAATACTCGGTATGAATGAATCAGGAGAGCTCCAAGATCTTCTGGCCAAAATTGAG ATCTGCGGAAACATGATGTGTTTGCTTCGCAGCACATAG